A window from Dethiosulfovibrio salsuginis encodes these proteins:
- a CDS encoding potassium channel family protein, whose product MSNENKTYFVVGVGRFGLSLCSRLVALGQRVVAVDSDPSKVAEVADLVDYGAHLDASDEEALIKAGAKEADVAVVTIGENIEASIMATAILKGLGIEKVVSRAQTSIHARVLARVGAHRVIFPERDMGIKVADQFVNPWLSNFSQIPGNGYIVGELVPMGKMLEKSLIDLDFRKSFGATLLLIERDGRKIFPERDTKILSGDRLMVVGEKNRLAEWIEEVAGEEESGG is encoded by the coding sequence TTGAGCAACGAAAATAAGACCTACTTCGTCGTAGGGGTCGGGCGTTTTGGACTTTCCCTTTGCTCCAGGCTTGTGGCCTTAGGTCAGAGGGTTGTAGCCGTCGATAGCGATCCGTCCAAGGTCGCCGAGGTAGCCGATCTGGTGGATTACGGCGCCCATCTGGACGCTTCCGACGAGGAGGCTTTGATAAAAGCGGGGGCTAAGGAAGCGGACGTGGCGGTGGTAACCATAGGGGAAAATATAGAGGCCAGCATCATGGCTACGGCTATATTAAAGGGCCTGGGGATAGAGAAGGTGGTCTCCAGGGCTCAGACCTCCATCCACGCCAGGGTACTGGCTAGGGTAGGTGCCCACAGGGTAATCTTCCCCGAGAGGGATATGGGGATAAAGGTCGCCGATCAGTTCGTAAATCCATGGCTATCGAATTTTTCTCAGATCCCCGGAAACGGCTATATAGTAGGAGAGCTGGTCCCTATGGGCAAAATGCTGGAGAAGAGCCTTATAGATCTGGATTTTAGAAAATCCTTTGGGGCAACTTTGCTCCTTATCGAGAGGGATGGACGTAAGATTTTCCCCGAGAGGGACACGAAGATCCTGTCCGGTGATCGTCTGATGGTGGTTGGTGAAAAAAATAGACTCGCTGAGTGGATCGAAGAGGTCGCAGGCGAAGAAGAGTCAGGAGGTTAG